One window from the genome of Amycolatopsis sp. NBC_01480 encodes:
- a CDS encoding thioester domain-containing protein, with amino-acid sequence MHGRSGLVKGGIAVLAAAAAVLVAAPAANADDGAAQGKVIPKSGTEGFSVNLEGGSSFVTELFGLKLSDGSMLKMYCVEIDTDLRTDQTMVEQPWTKYPNPKSPFTKNSDKINWVLHEGFPANGAAALQSTLGKKGVTLHDGLSEQEAVTATQAAVWHFSDGKNLNRDKPLPYENADASADVLALYDYLTGSANTGIGQQPKPTLSVTPAKADGAAGSRIGPFTVATTGDVTDLASQLPEGVKLTDANGDALKTGDVKDGTKLYVDIPKDAKDGTGQFVLKAVGHLDTGRLFVGENYAKQPAQSLIVAQSEKTSVSANASVSWTAAGAVPTTAPPSTPAGNNSGQAPLANTGVDASLPIGIGAALVLGGGAMLLLVRRRRSA; translated from the coding sequence ATGCACGGCAGGTCAGGGCTGGTCAAGGGCGGGATCGCGGTGCTCGCCGCGGCCGCCGCGGTGCTGGTGGCGGCGCCGGCCGCCAACGCCGACGACGGTGCGGCCCAGGGCAAGGTGATCCCCAAGAGCGGCACCGAAGGGTTCAGCGTCAACCTCGAGGGCGGCAGCAGCTTCGTCACCGAGCTGTTCGGCCTGAAGCTCTCCGACGGCAGCATGCTCAAGATGTACTGCGTCGAGATCGACACCGACCTGCGCACCGACCAGACCATGGTCGAGCAGCCGTGGACGAAGTACCCGAACCCGAAGTCGCCGTTCACCAAGAACAGCGACAAGATCAACTGGGTGCTGCACGAGGGTTTCCCGGCCAACGGCGCCGCCGCGCTGCAGAGCACGCTGGGCAAGAAGGGCGTCACGCTCCACGACGGGCTGTCCGAGCAGGAGGCCGTCACCGCGACGCAGGCCGCGGTGTGGCACTTCAGCGATGGCAAGAACCTCAACCGCGACAAGCCGTTGCCGTACGAGAACGCCGACGCCTCGGCCGACGTGCTCGCGCTCTACGACTACCTGACCGGCAGCGCGAACACCGGCATCGGCCAGCAGCCCAAGCCGACCCTGAGCGTCACCCCGGCCAAGGCCGACGGCGCGGCGGGCAGCCGGATCGGCCCGTTCACCGTGGCCACCACCGGTGACGTCACCGACCTCGCGAGCCAGCTGCCCGAGGGCGTCAAGCTCACCGACGCCAACGGCGACGCGCTGAAGACCGGCGATGTCAAGGACGGCACCAAGCTGTACGTCGACATCCCCAAGGACGCCAAGGACGGCACGGGCCAGTTCGTGCTGAAGGCCGTCGGGCACCTGGACACCGGGCGCCTGTTCGTCGGCGAGAACTACGCCAAGCAGCCGGCGCAGTCGCTGATCGTGGCGCAGTCGGAGAAGACCTCGGTCAGCGCCAACGCCTCGGTCAGCTGGACCGCCGCGGGCGCGGTGCCGACCACGGCGCCGCCGTCCACCCCGGCCGGCAACAACTCGGGCCAGGCCCCGCTGGCGAACACCGGTGTCGACGCCTCGCTCCCGATCGGGATCGGCGCCGCGCTGGTCCTCGGCGGTGGCGCGATGCTGCTGCTGGTTCGCCGCCGCCGCAGCGCGTGA